In Actinomadura citrea, a single window of DNA contains:
- a CDS encoding sensor histidine kinase translates to MEVEIVASLTGLAGLAIGLATGLAVRVSERAQRTAVATNPVGSLPPGVASVLSVLRSSAVVVDGEDRVLRASSAARAYGLVSGDHLVVDEVIAMTRLVRRDGEIRETEIQVGPNGGRRRADGRWFAVRVAPLGSHGLVLVLAEDLTDMRRTEAIRRDFVANVSHELKTPVGALSLLAETVEGAADDPEAVRRFAGRMQYESVRLNNLVQDLMTLSRVQGDEPLPELTPITLDEVMAEALDRCQIKATAKDIQLASGGEDGLRVRADQELLVTALRNLVDNAVAYSPEHTRVVVSTRRCDETHVEINVTDQGIGIPEAEIERIFERFYRVDPARSRQTGGTGLGLAIVKHVTSKHGGDVTVWSKEGHGSTFTIRLPLIDTPRRRPAATTADQAPQNTAREATP, encoded by the coding sequence GTGGAGGTCGAGATTGTCGCGAGCCTGACAGGGCTCGCCGGGCTCGCGATCGGGCTCGCGACTGGATTGGCGGTGCGGGTGAGCGAGCGAGCCCAGCGGACGGCGGTTGCGACGAACCCGGTGGGCAGCCTGCCGCCGGGCGTCGCCTCGGTCCTGAGCGTCCTGCGGTCCTCGGCCGTCGTGGTGGACGGCGAGGACCGGGTACTGCGGGCCAGTTCGGCCGCACGGGCGTACGGACTGGTCAGCGGCGACCACCTGGTGGTGGACGAGGTGATCGCGATGACCCGGCTCGTCCGCCGCGACGGGGAGATCCGCGAGACCGAGATACAGGTCGGCCCGAACGGCGGCCGCCGCCGGGCCGACGGGCGGTGGTTCGCGGTCCGCGTCGCGCCGCTCGGGTCGCACGGGCTCGTCCTCGTGCTCGCCGAGGACCTCACCGACATGCGCCGCACCGAGGCGATCCGCCGCGACTTCGTGGCGAACGTCAGCCACGAGCTGAAGACCCCGGTGGGCGCGCTGTCCCTGCTCGCCGAGACCGTCGAGGGCGCCGCCGACGATCCCGAGGCCGTCCGCCGGTTCGCCGGCCGGATGCAGTACGAGTCGGTGCGGCTGAACAACCTCGTCCAGGACCTGATGACGCTGTCGCGCGTCCAGGGGGACGAGCCGCTCCCCGAGCTCACCCCGATCACCCTCGACGAGGTGATGGCCGAGGCGCTCGACCGCTGTCAGATCAAGGCGACCGCCAAGGACATCCAGCTCGCGTCCGGGGGCGAGGACGGGCTGCGGGTCCGCGCCGACCAGGAGCTGCTGGTCACCGCGCTGCGCAACCTCGTCGACAACGCCGTCGCCTACAGCCCCGAGCACACCCGGGTGGTGGTGTCGACCCGCCGGTGCGACGAGACGCACGTCGAGATCAACGTGACCGACCAGGGCATCGGCATCCCGGAGGCCGAGATCGAGCGGATCTTCGAGCGGTTCTACCGGGTCGACCCCGCCCGCTCCCGCCAGACCGGCGGCACCGGCCTCGGCCTCGCCATCGTCAAGCACGTCACCAGCAAGCACGGCGGCGACGTCACGGTGTGGAGCAAGGAGGGGCACGGGTCGACGTTCACGATCCGGCTCCCCCTGATCGACACGCCGCGCCGCCGGCCGGCCGCGACGACCGCAGACCAAGCACCACAGAACACCGCCCGGGAGGCAACACCGTGA
- a CDS encoding response regulator transcription factor: MTRVLVVEDEESFSDALSYNLRKEGFEVAVAATGPDALDIFERNGADLVLLDLMLPGLPGTEVCRELRARSSVPVIMLTAKDSEVDKVVGLELGADDYVTKPFSTRELIARMRAVLRRQGEVEEPTPATLEAGPVRMDVERHVVSVGGEPVQLPLKEFELLEVLLRNAGRVLTRMQLIDRVWGADYVGDTKTLDVHIKRLRAKVEEVPSTPRYIVTVRGLGYKFEP; encoded by the coding sequence GTGACCCGCGTGCTCGTCGTGGAAGACGAAGAGTCCTTCAGCGACGCACTGTCGTACAACCTGCGCAAGGAGGGGTTCGAGGTGGCCGTCGCCGCCACCGGCCCCGACGCGCTGGACATCTTCGAGCGCAACGGTGCCGACCTCGTGCTGCTCGACCTGATGCTGCCCGGGCTGCCCGGCACCGAGGTGTGCCGCGAGCTGCGCGCCCGCTCCAGCGTCCCGGTGATCATGCTGACCGCCAAGGACAGCGAGGTCGACAAGGTCGTCGGGCTGGAGCTCGGCGCCGACGACTACGTCACCAAGCCGTTCTCCACCCGGGAGCTGATCGCCCGGATGCGGGCCGTGCTGCGCCGCCAGGGCGAGGTCGAGGAGCCGACGCCCGCGACGCTGGAGGCCGGGCCGGTCCGGATGGACGTGGAACGCCACGTGGTCAGCGTGGGCGGCGAGCCCGTCCAGCTCCCCCTCAAGGAGTTCGAGCTGCTGGAGGTGCTGCTGCGCAACGCCGGCCGCGTCCTCACCCGGATGCAGCTGATCGACCGCGTGTGGGGCGCCGACTACGTGGGCGACACCAAGACCCTGGACGTCCACATCAAGCGGCTCCGCGCCAAGGTCGAGGAAGTGCCGTCCACGCCGCGCTACATCGTCACCGTCCGGGGCCTCGGCTACAAGTTCGAGCCCTAG